AGAAAAGACCTCAAACATTTTCAAACCcctgggagggatggagagaggaagTGGTGTCCAGGAATCCAGAAATTAACACCTACAACCCAAAGGCCAGCAGCAAGCCGTGAAGATCCGTGAAGAGAGGAGGGGGCGCTCCCCACAGGAAGCTAGGTCACCTGCTCCGTGGGCCTCATCTGGATGTCTCCGATCTGCAGAAGGCACAAAGGCTTGAGGCAGTCAGGACGCTGCCACCCTCTTTAAGGCCTCTCTGCTCTCCTCCTCTGGGGATGGTTGGGCTTCTCCATGGGGTGGACAGCCAATGCCAGACTTACCTGGACATGTGGGGGGGTGCTGAGGACATAGATGATAGCCTGGGCCACATCTTCAGGTTTCagacactgagcaccagggaaAAGGGGGATTAAGATGAGGACACAATGGATCCAAGTTCCCTCCCACCACTGAGGTCCTCTCCAGCATCCACATTCCCACCCCAACCCTCTAGGAGGAGTAACGGCCTGGCTAGAAGGACAggttcccttccctctgccttcaCTTAGAATGAGGGAGGCCCCACCTTTATGTGTTCATAGGTGGCAGCTGCCTTCTCAGGGTCCTTGTCATGAAGTTTGAAGGCGAATTGTGTCTCCACCAATCCTGGAGAGATGCACTGGGCCGACAGAGAGGGCCTGCTCAGGAACTGAGCTTtgcccaaccccaaccccaatcagaGGCCAGGTTTTGAGGAGGTTGGAGAGAAAGGACGGAAGCCACAGGGCCCCAGCTTCACAAGGTTGGCTGTCCCATgtcagcagctgcctcctggctcCAAGGCTACCACTGGTGATGATCACAATGATATCTACCACTTACAGAGACCTTACTAAAAGCCAGGTAAATGTTTGACAAAATGTTCTCTCTTAGAAAACCTCATAACCTGATTATCATCTCTGTTTTACAAATGCAaagactgaggcttggagaggttgagtaagttgcccaaggtcattcTGCCTTCAAGGGCAGAGCCCAGAGTCCTGGTTTCCTGCCACTGTGCACCTGGTTTCCCACAATCCCTTGCTTTCCCTCAGtctcacccgccatgttccagtCAGGCCAGCCCCCTCCTACCTCCAAGTCAGTGAAACGGGACACTCAAGTACTGAGCAGGGCCATGCAAGTAGCAGCAGAGCCCAGGAGCTCTGTGCCCAATATGCTCGCAGGGGTTCTAAAGCAGCACACCCTGGACATGGGCTCCCTGGGCAGCAtgtgtgggggtggagagggcctGTGCCTATCCCatccccaccagggccaggccaCACCCTCACCGTGGCTCGGATGTGGGTCTGGGCCTCCCGAAGCTCTTGCCTCAGTCCCTCTGTCAGTGCAGTGACGGCATACTTGGTAGCACTATAGAAATGGGCCACAGACTGGGGTACCACTCGGTGGCCAGACATGCTGggtagagggagggaaggggaaagaagacAGTGATGCTCCCGAGAGACCAGCAGTGCCCCCTGCTGTACCAGTCAACCCCACCACCTCAATGCTACAGGGGAACTCTGGAGGCCACCCTTGCGGACCACTAATCTAGCTGTTATTCAAGCTGCTCCTGAAAACCCTACTCTTCTAGATGTCTTCCCTACAGTGACCACAGAATCCCCTCTCTTGGTCACGCAGGCTGTCAAAAATCTCTTAATTTCACCTGCACATTCACTGATATGGTTCTTTTGGGAGATCTCTGAGGGCAGAGGCCATGTCTCCCCACTCAGAGTGGGGGCTCCCCAATGATACTGTGTAGTCTTTCTTTGTACCACAAggtggggttcattccagggcCTAAGGAATGGAGAATATCAGTGCCAGCAGAGCCCCTAGGCTTCCACTGCAAAGACAAGGGCTGAGCCACCCATCCCGGCCAACTAGGGGCTGGCACTTGATATACACTATTCTTCCCCTCACCATAATCATGCCATTGGGTGTTAACTGAGTATTAAATCCCTACTTTACCAAAGAAACAGGTCCAAAGAGGTCAAATAAGCTGCAACAGATCACCCAGCTAGGAGGGTGAGTGGTGATCTGCTCTCTAGCCCTCGGCCACCTGTCTCACCTGTTGATGTTAATGATGTGCCCATCATCCACATTCCGCTCCTTCATGGACTGGTAGGCTTCCCGCGTGCAGATGCTGAGGGCCAACACATTCACCTGCAGGCCAGGGAGGGCAATGGGATGTCTCTAGCTTGGGCCCATCTGAGCAGGTGATGGAGCCACAGAGAGCCCCCAGGAAGCATTCCAAAACAGTGCCTAGGTCCTACCAAAGACCAACAACAGACCCAGGGCACTGTGCCTTAGAGGTGCCCCTCCCCCTAAAGCTGCCAGCCCCCGCTGACAGCAGAGGCAGCTTCTCTCCCTGGGTGACCCTCAGGTTCCTGTGAACAGGAATAGAAACCCCCCAAGTCCCATACACAACCCAGGAACCCTCTGTATCTTGGCTGTCTCCTCTCCAAATAGTAGAATCTCTGCCTCAGG
The genomic region above belongs to Myotis daubentonii chromosome 16, mMyoDau2.1, whole genome shotgun sequence and contains:
- the DHRS11 gene encoding dehydrogenase/reductase SDR family member 11 isoform X4, which translates into the protein MWPTVEERRVESRPQAGQVGGSSRRGLEAGREAAAAVAVGERPSPCDLGPSSAVQVPSSRSEMARGGMERWRDRLALVTGASGGIGAAVARALVQQGLRVVGCARTVGNIEVNVLALSICTREAYQSMKERNVDDGHIININSMSGHRVVPQSVAHFYSATKYAVTALTEGLRQELREAQTHIRATFLSRPSLSAQCISPGLVETQFAFKLHDKDPEKAAATYEHIKCLKPEDVAQAIIYVLSTPPHVQIGDIQMRPTEQVT